The genome window GTCAACTCCACCGCCGGACTGCTGCCCATCATGGGGGATGACCGGGAGGTGATCCTGACCATGGCCGCCAATGTGCGCGAAACCGAGCAGCAGGCCATTTTCCGACGGTTTTCGGTGCTGAAGCCCACGGGATTGATCTTCACCAAACTCGACGAGACCGTCACCTACGGGGGCATCCTGAATGTGGCGGTGCGGGCCGGATTGCCCTTGACCATGTATACCGATGGCCAGAGGGTGCCGGAGAATCTGGGCTGGATGTCTCCGAAGACCATGGCACGCTGGTTTCTGGAAGAGCGGGATCTGGATCAGTAAAGCGAGGGATTGCATGCTTGGAATGCGAATTGCATGAGATGTATCGATACCAACTTTTTGATCCGTGCTGATCCGGCGGATCCCGGTTATGGGATGTCGCGGTGGCGGGGGAGTCATGATTAAGGATCTGGACAATCAAGTCGCCACATTGAAGGAACTTGCCGAGCGTCGCAGGACCGGCGCCCTGACGCGGGGGTCGTTGGCTACGCCTCCGGTCAACGAGGAGCTTTCGCAACGTCGGGTGCCTCACACCATGGCCATCACCAGTGGCAAGGGTGGGGTGGGCAAGACCCTGGTGACGGTCAACCTGGCGATTCAGTATGCCCGTCAGGGGCTGAAGGTGCTGTTGATCGACGCGGATTTGGGATTGGCCAACATCGACGTGGTGTTGGGGATCTCTTCTCCGGAATATACCATCCAGGATGTGCTGGAGGGGCACCTGACTCTGGATCAGGTGGCGATCCAGGGGCCGGAAGGGATCACCATTCTGCCGGCAGCGTCGGGTGTGGCGGGTTTGTCAGCCCTCACCGAGGAGCAGAAGTTGGCCTTGATGGACCACATCGATCACTGGAATGCGGAGTTTGACGTGGTGCTGGTGGATACCGGCGCGGGCATTTCGGAGAATGTGCGATTTTTTGTGCTGGCGGTGGAACGGATCATGGTGGTGGCCACGCCGGACCCCACCAGCGTGACCGACGCTTACGCCTTGATGAAGGTGCTGTTTTTGAACCATCGGGCTTCCCATTTCGACTTGGTGGTCAATCAGGTGCGCGACGAGGCCGAAGCCAAGGATGTCTACCGCACCTTGTCCCAGGTGGCGGACAAGTTTTTGAACATTGTGTTGAATTTTGTCGGGTCGATCCCGGAGGATCCGTTGTTGGCCCAGTCGGTGCGGGTGCAAAAGCCGGTCTCCGTCTCCCATCCGGACGCGGTGGTTTCCAGGGCGTTCCTGAAACTGTCCACGAGCCTGATGCGTCTGTGGCGGGAGAAACGTCAGGAGGAGGGCAGGATGATCTTTTTCTGGCGGCGGCTGTTGCGGGACACCCACGAGCAATCCGGATCGTGATCGAGGGGGCGTGATGTCCAAGAAAGCGGATAGCGTCCGGGATCCTGCGGACAATGATCAGGGCCAGACCTGGGAAGGATTGACCCGGGATGAGGTGATCCTCAAATATGCCCCGATCGTCAAGTACGTGGCGAGCCGGATCTCGATGAAGCTGCCCCAGTCGGTGGACATCGACGATCTGATCCAGGTGGGGATTCTGGGCTTGATCGACGCGGTATCCAAGTTTGATCCCCATCGGGGCATCAAGTTTCAGACCTATGCGGAATTCCGGGTGCGTGGGGCGATTCTGGACGAATTGCGTTCCATGGACTGGGTACCCCGGGCGGTGCGTCAGACCGCTTCCCAGATCCAGGAGACCTATCTGCTCCTGGAAGGCCAGCACGGCAAGGCGGTGGAGGATCTGGAGGTGGCGGCCCATCTGGGCTTGTCTCTGAACGAATTTTATCGCAATCTTGATGCGGTGCGCGGGATTGCCATCTTGTCGTTCGACGATCTGCGTCCTTCCCTGGACGAGGACGAATGGGATGTGCTGGACATTCTGGCGGATCCGGACATCGTGGATCCGGTGGACAGCATCGGATTGAATGAATTGCGCTTCTCTCTTTCCGAGGCGATTTCCGCCTTGCCGGAAAAAGAAAGATTGGTGGTTACGCTCTATTATTTCGAGGAGCTGACCATGAGCGAAATCGGGGAGGTGCTGGGCTTGACCGAGTCCCGCATCTCCCAGTTGCACAGCAAGGCCGCCATGCGCATGCGGGCGCGGATGCGACGGGGATCGGGGCGAATCACGTGAATATCTGGAATCTTCTCATCGTGCTATGTTTCATAGCCCTTTATCTGGCTGTCTCCCTGGTGTTTCTGCAGGTGCAGAAAATGCGTGAGGAGATGAAAGCGGTCCGGGCTGCCGAACCGGATGTGGAACCGGTGGATACCCTGGAGTGCGTCAACACGGTGCGCCGGGAGATCGCCAACCTGGAAGAGCGTCTGGATTCCGCCATACGCGCCATCCCCGAGCAGTTGCAAAAGGATTTGCAGGGGATTCAGTCGGATTTGCGTTTCATGGCCCGTCCCGGTCCCGGCTCCGGCAATATGATGAACATGGGGGGACATGGGAGCAAACTTTCCGAAAACAACGGACCGGCCAGCATGTCGGATGCTTATCGGGAAGCCCGTCTGTTGCTCGCCAACGGCGTGGACGAGGACCGGGTGGTCAACGAGACCGGTCTGGCGGTGGAAGAAGTGAGTCTTTTGAAGCGTCTGCATCGCAATCAGCAGGAGGATCGGGATCTATGATCGGCGGAGTGGGCCGATGATCCTTTCGGGAGTCCCGCTCCCTCCGGGAGAAACCGCTCCGGTTTCTTCCAATCTGTTTACCCCGCCATCCCCCCCCGAGTTGCTGGAGGGTCGGCTGTTGGTCGGTCGGATCAGTCAATTGAGTCCGGACGGTCACGGTGTGATCCGATTTCCCAATGGCAGTGGTTTTTCATTTTCCGGAGGACAATCCCTGCGGGTCGGCGAACAGGTGACGCTGGAAGTCACGCGACTGGTCCCGGAGATCGGTGTGCGACTGGTGGCCAGCGAATCCGGCAGCGCCTCCGCATTGGCCCAAAACGCCGAACAAAGTCTGGCCCGCGCCCCGGATCTGATGGGACGTTTGATGGTTCTGACGGGTTTGTCCCGTGGTGGGGCCACCGGCAGTGCGTTGACCGCCTCTTTGGGGGGGCGGGCGCCGGTGTTGCTGGTGGGGCGGGAGAGTCTGGCGTCGGTGATTCAGCGGGCCTTGCCGAATCTTTCCGCCGAGGCGCTGTTCAAGGGGGATTTGTCGGGCCTGACGCAGCTTCTGGAAGGCGGCAGCCGTCAGGAGGTGACCAGCGCGGTGCGTCTGGTGCGCCAGGCCGCCGACCTGATCCAGCAGGAGGCCGGAAAAGGGGGCGGTGGGGGAGGTGTGGCCGGGGCCGCCGGGGAAGGAAGCGAGGTGGCCGGTGCCCGTCACGCCTTGCAGCGCCTCGGAGATCTGTTGGCCATGCAACAGATTCTGCCTCACACCGCGCCGGCCCCGGAGGATGGCGCGGCTTTGCTGGGCTATCGGCTCTTCTGGTTGAACGAAGGGGGGTTGGGGGAGGTGGTCTGGCGCAAGGAACGGGAGAAGCGCAAGCGCGGAGGGCGTCAGGGGGACGAATCGGTGCTGTCGGTGCTGCTGTCTTTGAATATGACCCGTCTGGGCACGGTGCAGGCCCGTCTGGTGCTGGGAGAGGGGATGCTGGCGGTGGGAATCGCCGCCGGGGAGGAGGAGACACTCTCTGCGTTGCGGGGCGACATCGGGGCGTTGCGGCAAGGGTTGCTGGCTGCGGGATTGCCGCTGCGGGCCTTGGATCTGACCATGCTGGGGGAGGGGGGCATGAAGGCCGAACGGGCCGAATTTCTCGGCATGGGCACCACGGAGGGAGGTGGGGGATTCCGCACCGAGGCGTGAGACGCGTTACGGGGGCAGGGTGGTGGGGGTGTTGGCGGCTGGCGTGTGGATGGCGTGGGAATCAAAGCGGCCACTGAGGGCGTCGTGATGACAGACCGGGCAGTTGGTCCGTGAGCGGACCGGGGGGGCGCTGAAACGTTCGGGATCGATCCGGGCGTGGATTTTCTCCCAGATCGGATGGTCGGAGACGGCCTGAACCGATGCGGGCGCGGCTTTGCGGAAACGGTGGGCGGCTTCCGTGTTCCAGTCCTCGGCGGCGTGAACCAGTATGAAGGTGCTGATGGCCATGGCTTCCGGGCCGGTGAGGATCACCTTTTTGCCATAGTGGTCGCTCAAATGGTGCAGCAGATCCCGCCAGCGCTCTTCGGGCATCAGGCTGGGATGGATGGTCCAGTGGCACTGACCACACTTTTCCTGATAGGCGGTGGGAAACTGGAGGGGACGCCAGCCATCCATGGGGAGTTGTCCCAGGGTTTTGGATGCGTGATCGATGCCGAACATCAACCCCATACCCAACAGCATGGCCCAGGTGGCGTTTCCGGAACGGGCCGGGAGTTTGGGCAGATCCGGATCCAAAGGCTTGCAGCCGGTGATCATGCTGCGCAGAATCGGAATGCGGGTCAGACGGGTTTCCCGCTCGATGATCCAGTAATGCAGGACCACCAGGGCGATGAGCAGCATCGACAGCCATTCGTGCAACTGTTGGCTCTGTTCTCCGGTCTTGAAACTCACCAGCGTGGCGAGGGGGCCCAGATGTTCTTCGCCGCCATAGGCCATGAGGCCGGTCCCCATCAGGGCCACCAGGGTGAGGAGTAGGGCGAGGCTGACCCAGGCGTTGAGGGGATTCAGTCCCGGGGAGGCGAGTTTGAGCCGTTCATCCAGGAGGGAGGAGAGATCCTCCCGCACCAGGGTGGGCCTGACGAAAAAATGGGAGAAACGGCTGAATTCCGGTCCGAACACCCCCCAGATGAAACGGAACAGCATCAAACCCGCCACCATGCCCCCGATGATCAGATGGCGATCCAGTTGCCAGGGGGGATCGAACCAGCCGGTGATCAGGGCGGCCACCAGTACCACGGTCAGTGCCCAGTGGGTGAAACGGGTCGGACGGTCCCACACCTCCCGTTCGATGAAGGTGCAGGCGCGCCAATAGCGTCGCAACCGTTGCCAGCGGGTCGTCGGTTTTTTGGAAGCAGGCTGGATCACTCCGCAGCGCCGTTTTTCTGGGCACCGTGGACCACCAGCACCGGGCAGTGGGCCTTGCCGATCAGTTGGACCAGTTTGTTGATGTTGAACAGCCGATCCAGAACCGAGCGGTCCCGGGGTTCGCAGACGATCAGATCCGCGGAACGCTGTCTGGCCACTTCCAGGATCACATCATCGATGTCGCCGGATTGGATCAGACCTTCGGCATGCACTCCTTGCAGCCCGGCCATGGCCACCAGA of Magnetococcales bacterium contains these proteins:
- a CDS encoding MinD/ParA family protein, producing the protein MIKDLDNQVATLKELAERRRTGALTRGSLATPPVNEELSQRRVPHTMAITSGKGGVGKTLVTVNLAIQYARQGLKVLLIDADLGLANIDVVLGISSPEYTIQDVLEGHLTLDQVAIQGPEGITILPAASGVAGLSALTEEQKLALMDHIDHWNAEFDVVLVDTGAGISENVRFFVLAVERIMVVATPDPTSVTDAYALMKVLFLNHRASHFDLVVNQVRDEAEAKDVYRTLSQVADKFLNIVLNFVGSIPEDPLLAQSVRVQKPVSVSHPDAVVSRAFLKLSTSLMRLWREKRQEEGRMIFFWRRLLRDTHEQSGS
- a CDS encoding FliA/WhiG family RNA polymerase sigma factor; protein product: MSKKADSVRDPADNDQGQTWEGLTRDEVILKYAPIVKYVASRISMKLPQSVDIDDLIQVGILGLIDAVSKFDPHRGIKFQTYAEFRVRGAILDELRSMDWVPRAVRQTASQIQETYLLLEGQHGKAVEDLEVAAHLGLSLNEFYRNLDAVRGIAILSFDDLRPSLDEDEWDVLDILADPDIVDPVDSIGLNELRFSLSEAISALPEKERLVVTLYYFEELTMSEIGEVLGLTESRISQLHSKAAMRMRARMRRGSGRIT
- a CDS encoding flagellar hook-length control protein FliK; the encoded protein is MILSGVPLPPGETAPVSSNLFTPPSPPELLEGRLLVGRISQLSPDGHGVIRFPNGSGFSFSGGQSLRVGEQVTLEVTRLVPEIGVRLVASESGSASALAQNAEQSLARAPDLMGRLMVLTGLSRGGATGSALTASLGGRAPVLLVGRESLASVIQRALPNLSAEALFKGDLSGLTQLLEGGSRQEVTSAVRLVRQAADLIQQEAGKGGGGGGVAGAAGEGSEVAGARHALQRLGDLLAMQQILPHTAPAPEDGAALLGYRLFWLNEGGLGEVVWRKEREKRKRGGRQGDESVLSVLLSLNMTRLGTVQARLVLGEGMLAVGIAAGEEETLSALRGDIGALRQGLLAAGLPLRALDLTMLGEGGMKAERAEFLGMGTTEGGGGFRTEA
- a CDS encoding cytochrome b/b6 domain-containing protein; translated protein: MIQPASKKPTTRWQRLRRYWRACTFIEREVWDRPTRFTHWALTVVLVAALITGWFDPPWQLDRHLIIGGMVAGLMLFRFIWGVFGPEFSRFSHFFVRPTLVREDLSSLLDERLKLASPGLNPLNAWVSLALLLTLVALMGTGLMAYGGEEHLGPLATLVSFKTGEQSQQLHEWLSMLLIALVVLHYWIIERETRLTRIPILRSMITGCKPLDPDLPKLPARSGNATWAMLLGMGLMFGIDHASKTLGQLPMDGWRPLQFPTAYQEKCGQCHWTIHPSLMPEERWRDLLHHLSDHYGKKVILTGPEAMAISTFILVHAAEDWNTEAAHRFRKAAPASVQAVSDHPIWEKIHARIDPERFSAPPVRSRTNCPVCHHDALSGRFDSHAIHTPAANTPTTLPP